From the genome of Flavobacterium luteolum, one region includes:
- a CDS encoding 2TM domain-containing protein produces the protein MENNFTETVRYYDAQKKVKEIRGFYEHLTVYALCNPIVIVVNYMTSPEYLWWIWSVMGWGIAIVLHGLKVFSLPPFFNKKWEEKKIREILEKEKQQRLENNHGNKFE, from the coding sequence ATGGAAAATAATTTCACAGAAACAGTTCGTTATTATGATGCTCAGAAAAAAGTAAAAGAGATAAGAGGATTTTACGAGCATTTGACTGTCTACGCTTTATGCAACCCGATTGTGATTGTTGTAAATTATATGACTTCTCCAGAATATCTGTGGTGGATTTGGTCTGTAATGGGATGGGGAATAGCGATTGTTTTACACGGATTGAAAGTTTTTAGTTTACCGCCCTTCTTTAATAAGAAATGGGAAGAGAAAAAAATAAGAGAAATTCTAGAAAAAGAAAAGCAGCAACGTTTAGAAAATAATCATGGAAACAAATTTGAATAA
- a CDS encoding 2TM domain-containing protein — protein MILKPNLLKACLVGGIVFLFSFLIRFASLGTAVFNKNLYIYFLYCMLYSVVLYIVNVVLFDFLDRVFRENPYSVKRILIGFASSFLISMIVILVLRLFTSVIIENKTIIGFLANEKAENYIESAVMTFIVLLFFHGLNFYKLYQENKVTQQKIIAGTANAKFESLKNQIDPHFLFNSLNVLSSLIEENPDNAQRFTTSLSKIYRYVLEQKDKELVSVEDELSFAKTYMNLLKMRFENSLFYELPTENINPEAKVVPLSLQLLLENTVKHNVVSEQKPLHIRIFIDKDYLAIQNDLQKKEVLQDRQGVGLQNIVNRYGIVTDRKVKIEEDGKNFTVRIPILTKQIAVMEMSAEYTDEAKAYYRAKKRVEELKGFYGNIISYCCVIPFLVFINLKFSPGFQWFWFSALGWGFGVAMHAFKVFGYSSDWEERKIREILEKDNKQKTWK, from the coding sequence ATGATATTAAAACCTAATTTGTTAAAAGCATGCTTAGTTGGAGGAATAGTATTTTTGTTCTCTTTTCTAATTCGGTTTGCCTCTTTAGGAACAGCAGTCTTTAACAAGAATCTTTACATTTATTTCTTGTACTGCATGCTTTACAGTGTGGTTTTGTATATCGTAAATGTCGTTCTTTTTGATTTTTTAGATAGGGTCTTTAGAGAAAATCCATATTCAGTAAAGAGAATTTTAATTGGTTTTGCAAGTTCTTTTTTAATATCGATGATTGTAATTTTAGTATTACGTTTGTTTACAAGTGTAATAATCGAGAATAAGACAATTATTGGTTTTCTTGCCAATGAAAAGGCTGAAAATTACATAGAATCTGCAGTAATGACTTTTATTGTCCTACTGTTTTTTCACGGACTTAATTTTTATAAACTCTATCAGGAAAACAAAGTAACACAACAAAAGATTATTGCGGGAACAGCAAATGCCAAATTTGAAAGTTTAAAAAATCAGATCGACCCGCATTTTCTTTTTAATAGTTTAAATGTTCTTAGTTCTTTAATAGAAGAAAATCCAGATAATGCACAGCGTTTTACCACTTCATTATCTAAAATTTACCGATATGTTTTAGAACAGAAAGACAAAGAATTGGTTTCGGTTGAAGACGAGTTGTCATTTGCAAAAACCTATATGAATCTTCTGAAAATGCGTTTCGAAAATAGTTTGTTTTACGAATTGCCAACAGAAAACATCAATCCAGAAGCCAAAGTGGTGCCGCTTTCTTTACAGCTTTTGCTAGAGAATACTGTAAAGCATAATGTAGTAAGCGAGCAAAAACCGCTTCATATCAGAATTTTTATTGATAAAGATTATCTGGCCATCCAGAATGATCTTCAGAAAAAAGAAGTTTTGCAAGACAGGCAAGGTGTCGGATTGCAGAATATTGTAAACAGATACGGAATTGTAACAGACAGAAAAGTGAAGATTGAAGAAGATGGAAAGAATTTCACCGTTAGGATTCCAATTTTAACTAAACAAATTGCGGTTATGGAAATGAGTGCAGAATATACCGACGAAGCAAAAGCTTATTATAGAGCCAAAAAAAGAGTAGAAGAGCTTAAAGGATTTTACGGAAATATAATTTCGTATTGCTGTGTGATTCCGTTCTTAGTTTTTATTAATCTAAAATTTTCACCAGGATTTCAATGGTTTTGGTTTTCAGCTTTAGGCTGGGGATTTGGAGTTGCCATGCATGCTTTTAAAGTATTTGGATATAGCTCAGATTGGGAAGAAAGAAAAATTCGCGAAATTTTAGAGAAAGACAACAAACAAAAAACGTGGAAGTAA
- a CDS encoding DUF2141 domain-containing protein, which yields MTKIITITILFICSLMSAQNVKLTVAVSGLKNDTGIVKVGLYNSDGTFLKTTYKSLASEIKDNKAVVTFDNLPAGEYAISTYHDENSNGKLDRNAMGAPSEEYAASNNAKGFMGPPSYQDAKFNVSKDSKIEIIF from the coding sequence ATGACCAAAATTATTACAATAACTATTTTATTTATCTGCAGCTTAATGTCTGCTCAAAATGTGAAATTAACTGTTGCCGTTTCAGGTTTGAAAAATGACACAGGAATCGTGAAAGTAGGATTATATAATTCAGACGGAACTTTCCTTAAAACAACTTACAAAAGTTTGGCTTCGGAAATTAAAGACAATAAAGCGGTTGTAACTTTTGATAATCTTCCTGCTGGAGAATATGCAATCTCAACCTATCATGATGAAAACAGCAACGGAAAGCTTGACAGAAATGCAATGGGAGCTCCATCAGAAGAATATGCAGCTTCAAACAATGCAAAAGGATTTATGGGGCCTCCATCATATCAAGATGCTAAATTTAATGTCAGCAAAGATTCAAAAATTGAAATTATATTCTAA